From Apium graveolens cultivar Ventura chromosome 9, ASM990537v1, whole genome shotgun sequence, the proteins below share one genomic window:
- the LOC141684483 gene encoding WAT1-related protein At4g28040-like isoform X3: MASIMNIRRMESQRLPVNAKRPGKDPWTLEDSVGGLVSALLAVALSTRAAFMQGMNPRIFVVYRQAIATLVIVPLAFFMRSKTNKSSLGLRSFSLIFLASLTGVTLNQNIDFEGLYLASSSMASAISNLLSAVTFVITLSVGLFTALW, encoded by the exons ATGGCCTcgataatgaacatccgtcggaTGGAATCACAAAG GCTACCTGTAAATGCAAAAAGGCCGGGGAAAGACCCATGGACACTAGAAGACAGTGTAGGGGGGCTAGTCAGTGCACTTCTGG CAGTAGCTCTATCTACCAGAGCTGCTTTTATGCAAGGAATGAACCCCAGAATTTTCGTGGTTTATCGACAAGCTATAGCTACTTTAGTCATTGTTCCTCTTGCTTTCTTCATGAG GAGCAAAACAAACAAAAGCAGTCTGGGATTGAGGAGCTTTTCCTTGATATTCTTGGCTTCTCTCACAGG GGTCACTCTTAACCAGAACATAGATTTTGAGGGATTATATCTAGCTTCATCCTCTATGGCAAGTGCAATTTCGAATTTACTCTCCGCTGTCACCTTTGTGATTACTCTCAGTGTCGG GTTGTTTACTGCTCTTTGGTAG
- the LOC141684483 gene encoding WAT1-related protein At4g28040-like isoform X1 gives MASIMNIRRMESQRLPVNAKRPGKDPWTLEDSVGGLVSALLAVALSTRAAFMQGMNPRIFVVYRQAIATLVIVPLAFFMRSKTNKSSLGLRSFSLIFLASLTGVTLNQNIDFEGLYLASSSMASAISNLLSAVTFVITLSVGIKTTRRGNTTKQICFRLCN, from the exons ATGGCCTcgataatgaacatccgtcggaTGGAATCACAAAG GCTACCTGTAAATGCAAAAAGGCCGGGGAAAGACCCATGGACACTAGAAGACAGTGTAGGGGGGCTAGTCAGTGCACTTCTGG CAGTAGCTCTATCTACCAGAGCTGCTTTTATGCAAGGAATGAACCCCAGAATTTTCGTGGTTTATCGACAAGCTATAGCTACTTTAGTCATTGTTCCTCTTGCTTTCTTCATGAG GAGCAAAACAAACAAAAGCAGTCTGGGATTGAGGAGCTTTTCCTTGATATTCTTGGCTTCTCTCACAGG GGTCACTCTTAACCAGAACATAGATTTTGAGGGATTATATCTAGCTTCATCCTCTATGGCAAGTGCAATTTCGAATTTACTCTCCGCTGTCACCTTTGTGATTACTCTCAGTGTCGG GATCAAAACTACTAGACGCGGAAATACTACCAAACAAATCTGTTTTAGGCTCTGCAACTGA
- the LOC141684483 gene encoding WAT1-related protein At4g28040-like isoform X2, whose translation MASIMNIRRMESQRLPVNAKRPGKDPWTLEDSVGGLVSALLVALSTRAAFMQGMNPRIFVVYRQAIATLVIVPLAFFMRSKTNKSSLGLRSFSLIFLASLTGVTLNQNIDFEGLYLASSSMASAISNLLSAVTFVITLSVGIKTTRRGNTTKQICFRLCN comes from the exons ATGGCCTcgataatgaacatccgtcggaTGGAATCACAAAG GCTACCTGTAAATGCAAAAAGGCCGGGGAAAGACCCATGGACACTAGAAGACAGTGTAGGGGGGCTAGTCAGTGCACTTCTGG TAGCTCTATCTACCAGAGCTGCTTTTATGCAAGGAATGAACCCCAGAATTTTCGTGGTTTATCGACAAGCTATAGCTACTTTAGTCATTGTTCCTCTTGCTTTCTTCATGAG GAGCAAAACAAACAAAAGCAGTCTGGGATTGAGGAGCTTTTCCTTGATATTCTTGGCTTCTCTCACAGG GGTCACTCTTAACCAGAACATAGATTTTGAGGGATTATATCTAGCTTCATCCTCTATGGCAAGTGCAATTTCGAATTTACTCTCCGCTGTCACCTTTGTGATTACTCTCAGTGTCGG GATCAAAACTACTAGACGCGGAAATACTACCAAACAAATCTGTTTTAGGCTCTGCAACTGA
- the LOC141684483 gene encoding WAT1-related protein At4g28040-like isoform X4 — translation MILHAAVALSTRAAFMQGMNPRIFVVYRQAIATLVIVPLAFFMRSKTNKSSLGLRSFSLIFLASLTGVTLNQNIDFEGLYLASSSMASAISNLLSAVTFVITLSVGIKTTRRGNTTKQICFRLCN, via the exons ATGATATTACATGCAGCAGTAGCTCTATCTACCAGAGCTGCTTTTATGCAAGGAATGAACCCCAGAATTTTCGTGGTTTATCGACAAGCTATAGCTACTTTAGTCATTGTTCCTCTTGCTTTCTTCATGAG GAGCAAAACAAACAAAAGCAGTCTGGGATTGAGGAGCTTTTCCTTGATATTCTTGGCTTCTCTCACAGG GGTCACTCTTAACCAGAACATAGATTTTGAGGGATTATATCTAGCTTCATCCTCTATGGCAAGTGCAATTTCGAATTTACTCTCCGCTGTCACCTTTGTGATTACTCTCAGTGTCGG GATCAAAACTACTAGACGCGGAAATACTACCAAACAAATCTGTTTTAGGCTCTGCAACTGA